A single window of Mycolicibacterium aurum DNA harbors:
- a CDS encoding GNAT family N-acetyltransferase: MATRLIDLSPSDMQQRLRDALAVYVDAMHYPRGTEEQRASMWLEHIRRRGWKAVAAIEVTDPATPQADAPMLGIAYGYCGAPDQWWQQQVVAGLRRSGADGARISDLMSSYFELTELHIHPRAQGRGLGEALIRRLLDDRSEQQVLLSTPEINGEANRAWRLYRRLGFTDVIRGYHFAGDPRAFAILGRSLPL; this comes from the coding sequence TTGGCGACGCGTCTGATCGATCTGTCGCCCAGCGATATGCAGCAACGTCTCCGTGATGCGCTCGCGGTGTACGTCGACGCCATGCACTACCCGCGAGGAACCGAGGAGCAGCGCGCGTCGATGTGGCTCGAACACATCCGCAGGCGCGGCTGGAAGGCCGTCGCCGCAATCGAGGTGACCGACCCGGCAACGCCGCAGGCCGACGCGCCGATGCTCGGCATCGCTTACGGCTACTGCGGCGCCCCCGACCAGTGGTGGCAGCAGCAGGTGGTAGCGGGTTTGCGGCGCAGCGGAGCCGACGGAGCGCGCATCTCCGACCTCATGAGCAGCTATTTCGAGCTCACCGAGCTGCACATCCACCCGCGGGCGCAGGGTCGCGGACTCGGCGAGGCCCTGATCCGGCGGCTGCTCGACGACCGTTCCGAGCAGCAGGTCCTGCTGTCCACCCCGGAGATCAACGGCGAGGCGAACCGGGCGTGGCGGCTCTACCGCCGGCTCGGATTCACCGACGTGATCCGCGGCTACCACTTTGCGGGAGACCCCCGCGCGTTTGCCATCCTCGGGCGCTCATTGCCGTTGTGA